From the Deinococcus radiotolerans genome, one window contains:
- a CDS encoding aminoglycoside phosphotransferase family protein: MTDTPSPMHDAEVRVDTALVTRLLTEQGPQWAQLPPRLLRHSGTDNAMVRLGDTLVARLPRIGWAAADVAKEARWLPVLAPRLPLPVPEPLFTGVPGAGYPFAWAVYRWLPGVDAGVDTVRDEQELARALAAFIRVLQATPLPAGEGPVGSRRVPLAERDAATRDAIGACAALGFLNEGAALSIWEAALNAPPHAGPPVWLHADLKPGNLLAHGGQLSAVIDWGALTLGDPAVDLQPAWNLLGPVGRAAFREALGVEDAAWARGRGWALSVSVIALPYYRHTNPGLAGVCRDTLRALLGG; the protein is encoded by the coding sequence GTGACCGACACGCCATCCCCCATGCATGACGCCGAGGTGCGCGTGGACACCGCCCTGGTGACGCGCCTGCTGACAGAGCAGGGCCCGCAGTGGGCGCAGCTGCCCCCGCGCCTGCTGCGGCACTCCGGGACGGACAACGCCATGGTGCGGCTGGGGGACACGCTGGTGGCCCGCCTGCCCCGGATCGGCTGGGCGGCGGCGGACGTGGCCAAGGAGGCCCGCTGGCTGCCGGTCCTCGCGCCCCGGCTGCCGCTCCCGGTGCCAGAGCCGCTGTTCACGGGCGTCCCGGGCGCCGGGTACCCGTTCGCGTGGGCGGTGTACCGCTGGCTGCCCGGCGTGGACGCGGGCGTGGACACCGTCCGGGATGAGCAGGAACTCGCGCGGGCGCTGGCGGCCTTCATCCGGGTGCTTCAGGCCACGCCGCTTCCGGCCGGAGAGGGGCCGGTGGGTTCGCGCCGGGTGCCGCTGGCGGAGCGGGACGCCGCAACCCGCGACGCCATCGGCGCCTGCGCGGCGCTGGGCTTCCTGAATGAGGGTGCGGCGCTGAGCATCTGGGAGGCCGCCCTGAACGCCCCGCCGCACGCGGGCCCGCCCGTGTGGCTGCACGCAGACCTGAAGCCCGGCAACCTCCTCGCCCACGGCGGGCAGCTGAGCGCCGTGATCGACTGGGGCGCCCTGACCCTGGGTGACCCGGCGGTGGACTTGCAGCCCGCCTGGAACCTGCTGGGCCCGGTGGGCCGCGCGGCCTTCCGGGAGGCGCTGGGCGTGGAGGACGCCGCCTGGGCGCGCGGGCGGGGGTGGGCGCTCAGCGTGTCCGTGATCGCGCTGC